In Vitis vinifera cultivar Pinot Noir 40024 chromosome 11, ASM3070453v1, a genomic segment contains:
- the LOC100245822 gene encoding DEAD-box ATP-dependent RNA helicase 52C, with the protein MTMSWADVSTDTPTNPTRLARPTRPTYVPPHLRHGAAVATTNGATPIGSDCPPEQGRTATSRGRGQSRGRGRGQGWGQGREASEANASPFDGSEKFDELEEVEDTNGGLSINFDAYEDIPVEASGSDIPPPVSAFAEIHLGEGLNQNIRRCKYVKPTPIQRHAIPIAMAGRDLMACAQTGSGKTAAFCFPIICGILRNQLSRGGARLACPTALILSPTRELSCQIHEEAKKFSYKTGLKVVVAYGGAPISQQFRNLERGVDILVATPGRLVDMIERARVSLRMIKYLALDEADRMLDMGFEPQIRKIVEQMDMPPPGARQTMLFSATFPNEIQRLAADFLSNYIFLSVGRVGSSTDLIVQRVEFVEDTDKRYHLMDLLQSQMTNRTPKKYALTLVFVETKRGVDALEQWLCMNGLAATAIHGDKVQMERERALKSFKSGATPIMVATDVAARGLDIPHVAHVINFDLPKAIDDYVHRIGRTGRAGKSGLATAFFNDGNLSLAKSLVELMQESNQEVPSWLNQYAERPSYGGGRSRYGGGRFGGHDFRSSSQLKREDYYSPSPYGDVTQTDVFVAPASGEGYYSIPYGEAAPPDSYAAGSDRYGFDHGSIVASGWD; encoded by the exons ATGACAATGTCGTGGGCTGATGTCTCCACTGACACACCCACCAACCCAACTCGCCTTGCTCGCCCCACTCGCCCCACATACGTGCCCCCACATCTCCGGCATGGTGCTGCGGTTGCCACCACCAACGGCGCCACTCCAATCGGTTCCGACTGCCCTCCAGAACAAGGCCGGACTGCTACCAGCCGGGGCCGTGGCCAGAGCCGGGGACGTGGACGTGGGCAAGGATGGGGTCAGGGGAGAGAGGCTTCTGAGGCAAATGCTAGCCCATTCGACGGTTCTGAGAAATTTGATGAATTGGAAGAGGTAGAAGACACTAATGGTGGTTTGAGTATAAATTTCGATGCGTACGAGGACATACCAGTTGAGGCCAGTGGCTCCGATATACCCCCACCTGTCAGTGCATTTGCAGAGATTCATCTGGGTGAGGGTTTGAACCAAAATATCAGAAGGTGCAAGTACGTGAAACCGACGCCGATACAACGCCATGCCATTCCGATTGCAATGGCGGGTCGAGATTTGATGGCCTGTGCCCAGACGGGTTCGGGCAAAACGGCGGCGTTTTGTTTCCCGATCATATGTGGTATTTTGAGGAACCAGTTATCGCGGGGTGGTGCCAGGCTTGCTTGTCCAACTGCTCTTATCCTATCTCCGACGCGGGAATTGTCTTGTCAG ATACACGAGGAAGCTAAGAAGTTCTCTTATAAAACCGGTTTGAAGGTGGTAGTAGCTTATGGAGGAGCACCAATATCTCAGCAG TTCCGTAATTTGGAAAGAGGTGTGGACATCTTAGTTGCTACACCTGGTCGCCTTGTGGATATGATTGAGAGAGCAAGAGTTTCTCTtagaatgataaaatatttggctttGGATGAGGCTGATAGAATGTTGGATATGGGCTTTGAGCCTCAGATCAGGAAGATTGTCGAGCAGATGGATATGCCACCACCAGGTGCGAGACAGACAATGCTTTTCAGTGCTACGTTTCCTAATGAGATACAG AGGCTTGCTGCGGATTTTTTATCAAACTACATATTTCTATCTGTAGGACGAGTTGGTTCAAGCACTGATCTTATCGTGCAGAGAGTTGAATTTGTTGAAGATACAGACAAACGTTACCATCTGATGGATCTTCTTCAATCTCAAATGACAAATAGAACCCCCAAAAAG TATGCTTTAACTCTAGTTTTTGTGGAGACGAAGAGAGGAGTAGATGCATTAGAACAGTGGTTGTGCATGAATGGTCTGGCAGCAACAGCAATACATGGTGACAAAGTGCAAATG GAAAGGGAACGGGCCTTGAAATCATTCAAAAGTGGAGCCACTCCGATAATGGTAGCAACTGATGTTGCTGCACGAGGCCTGGATATTCCACATGTAGCACATGTCATCAACTTTGATCTGCCAAAAGCCATAGATGACTATGTTCACAGAATAGGCCGGACAGGTCGTGCCGGTAAATCAGGTCTAGCAACAGCATTTTTCAATGATGGGAACCTTTCCCTTGCAAAATCACTTGTGGAGCTAATGCAGGAATCAAACCAAGAGGTTCCTTCTTGGTTGAACCAATATGCTGAGAGACCATCATATGGTGGTGGTCGGTCCCGATACGGGGGTGGCAGGTTTGGTGGACATGATTTTCGAAGTAGTTCTCAATTGAAAAGGGAAGAC